From a region of the Mycolicibacterium sp. MU0050 genome:
- a CDS encoding electron transfer flavoprotein subunit alpha/FixB family protein has product MAEVLVLVEHAEGALKKVTAELITAANVLGEPSAVVVGAPGTAAGLVDELKAAGAAKIYVAESEDVDNFLITPYVDVLAALVEQSSPAAVLIAANADGKEIAGRLAARQGSGLLVDVVEVKEGAKGTHSIFGGAYTVEAQANGDAPVITVRPGAIEAAPTAGAGEQVTVEVPAQAENATKITAREPAVAGDRPELTEASVVVAGGRGVGSAEKFSVVEELADALGAAVGASRAAVDSGYYPGQFQIGQTGKTVSPQLYIALGISGAIQHRAGMQTSKTIVAVNKDEEAPIFEIADYGIVGDLFNVSPQLTEAVKARKG; this is encoded by the coding sequence ATGGCTGAAGTACTTGTGCTCGTTGAGCACGCCGAAGGTGCCCTCAAGAAGGTCACCGCCGAACTGATCACCGCCGCCAACGTGCTGGGTGAGCCCTCCGCCGTCGTGGTGGGCGCCCCCGGCACCGCGGCCGGTCTGGTCGACGAGCTCAAGGCGGCCGGTGCCGCCAAGATCTACGTCGCCGAGTCCGAGGATGTGGACAACTTCCTCATCACGCCGTACGTCGACGTGCTGGCCGCGCTGGTCGAGCAGAGCTCGCCGGCCGCGGTGCTGATCGCCGCCAACGCCGACGGCAAGGAGATCGCCGGCCGGTTGGCCGCGCGGCAGGGCTCCGGCCTGCTGGTCGACGTCGTCGAGGTCAAGGAGGGCGCCAAGGGCACCCACTCGATCTTCGGTGGCGCCTACACCGTCGAGGCCCAGGCCAACGGCGACGCGCCGGTCATCACCGTGCGTCCGGGTGCCATCGAGGCGGCCCCCACCGCCGGTGCCGGCGAGCAGGTCACCGTCGAGGTGCCCGCGCAGGCCGAGAACGCCACCAAGATCACCGCCCGCGAGCCCGCGGTGGCCGGTGACCGTCCGGAGCTGACCGAGGCCTCGGTCGTCGTCGCCGGTGGTCGTGGCGTGGGATCCGCCGAGAAGTTCTCGGTGGTCGAGGAACTCGCCGACGCCCTCGGCGCGGCCGTCGGCGCCTCGCGTGCGGCGGTGGACTCGGGTTACTACCCGGGCCAGTTCCAGATCGGTCAGACCGGCAAGACCGTGTCGCCGCAGCTGTACATCGCCCTGGGCATCTCCGGGGCCATCCAGCACCGCGCCGGCATGCAGACCTCGAAGACCATCGTCGCGGTCAACAAGGACGAAGAGGCGCCGATCTTCGAGATCGCCGACTACGGCATCGTGGGCGACCTGTTCAACGTGTCCCCGCAGCTGACCGAGGCGGTCAAGGCTCGCAAGGGCTGA
- a CDS encoding class I SAM-dependent methyltransferase produces MSAFVTDGPVDPNPAEQPPQPGTVPPSELPLTGERTIPGLDVENYWFRRHEVVYLQLAPLCADREVLEAGFGEGYGADLLAGVARRVIGVDYDESAVAHVRSRYPRVEARQGNLAELPLADSSVDVVVNLQVIEHLWDQSQFVAECRRVLRPGGMLLMSTPNRITFTPGSDTPINPFHTRELNAAELTELLVEGGFTVERLCGVFHGPALRALDDKHGGSIIDAQIARALADAPWPEELLADVAAVASADFDLLDAADDGVDIDASLDLVAVAVRP; encoded by the coding sequence ATGAGCGCATTCGTGACCGACGGTCCAGTTGACCCGAATCCTGCCGAGCAGCCGCCACAGCCCGGCACCGTGCCGCCGTCGGAATTGCCGCTCACCGGGGAGCGAACCATCCCCGGTCTCGACGTCGAGAACTATTGGTTCCGCCGTCACGAGGTCGTCTACCTGCAGTTAGCGCCCCTGTGCGCCGATCGGGAGGTGCTCGAGGCCGGCTTCGGCGAGGGCTACGGCGCCGACCTGCTCGCCGGGGTCGCCCGGCGCGTCATCGGCGTCGATTACGACGAGTCCGCGGTCGCCCACGTCCGCTCCCGCTACCCCCGGGTGGAGGCGCGCCAGGGCAACCTCGCCGAACTTCCGCTCGCCGACTCCTCGGTCGACGTTGTGGTCAACTTGCAGGTCATCGAACATCTGTGGGATCAGTCACAATTTGTCGCCGAATGCCGGCGCGTGTTGCGCCCGGGCGGCATGTTGCTGATGTCCACGCCCAACCGGATCACCTTCACCCCCGGCAGCGACACCCCGATCAATCCCTTCCACACCCGCGAACTCAACGCCGCCGAGCTGACCGAGCTGCTGGTCGAGGGCGGATTCACGGTCGAACGGCTCTGCGGCGTCTTTCACGGGCCGGCGTTGCGCGCGCTCGACGACAAGCACGGCGGATCGATCATCGACGCCCAGATCGCCCGGGCCCTGGCCGACGCGCCCTGGCCCGAGGAGTTGCTCGCCGACGTCGCCGCCGTGGCGAGCGCGGACTTCGACCTGCTCGACGCCGCCGACGACGGCGTCGACATTGACGCGAGCCTGGATCTGGTCGCCGTCGCGGTGCGGCCATGA
- a CDS encoding electron transfer flavoprotein subunit beta/FixA family protein, translating into MTNIVVLIKQVPDTWSERKLSDGDFTLDREAADAVLDEINERAVEEALLIKEREGGDSTVTVLTAGPERATEAIRKALSMGADKAVHLNDEGMHGSDVIQTGWALARALGTIEGTELVIAGNEATDGVGGAVPAIIAEYLGLPQLTHVRKLNVEGGKVTGERETDEGVFTLEATLPAVVSVNEKINEPRFPSFKGIMAAKKKEVTTLTLAEIGVEGDEVGVANAGSTVLSSTPKPPKTAGEKITDEGDGGTKIADYLVAQKLI; encoded by the coding sequence ATGACGAACATCGTGGTCCTGATCAAACAGGTCCCAGACACGTGGTCGGAGCGCAAGCTGTCCGACGGCGACTTCACGCTGGATCGTGAGGCCGCTGACGCCGTGCTGGACGAGATCAACGAGCGCGCCGTGGAAGAGGCGCTGCTGATCAAGGAGAGGGAAGGCGGCGACAGCACTGTCACGGTGCTCACCGCCGGACCCGAGCGCGCCACCGAGGCGATCCGCAAGGCCCTGTCGATGGGTGCCGACAAGGCGGTGCACCTCAATGACGAAGGGATGCACGGTTCCGACGTCATCCAGACCGGCTGGGCGCTGGCCCGCGCGCTGGGCACCATCGAGGGCACCGAGCTGGTCATCGCCGGCAACGAGGCCACCGACGGCGTCGGCGGTGCCGTCCCGGCGATCATCGCCGAGTACCTGGGCCTGCCGCAGCTGACCCACGTGCGCAAGCTCAACGTCGAGGGCGGCAAGGTCACCGGCGAGCGCGAGACCGACGAGGGTGTCTTCACCCTCGAGGCCACGCTGCCCGCCGTGGTCAGCGTCAACGAGAAGATCAACGAGCCGCGCTTCCCGTCCTTCAAGGGCATCATGGCCGCCAAGAAGAAGGAAGTCACCACCCTGACCCTGGCCGAGATCGGCGTCGAGGGTGACGAGGTGGGCGTGGCCAACGCCGGTTCGACCGTGCTGTCGTCGACCCCCAAGCCGCCCAAGACCGCGGGCGAGAAGATCACCGACGAGGGCGACGGCGGCACCAAGATCGCCGACTACCTGGTCGCGCAGAAGCTGATCTAA
- a CDS encoding zinc-dependent dehydrogenase, whose product MQALRFYAPEDVRLEDVPEPTCGPDEIKLRVRNCSTCGTDVKIFYNGHQNLSPPRIIGHEIAGEVVEVGADVNSTYGSNWQVGDRAQVIAAVPCGECHECRKGWMAVCQNQTSMGYQYDGGFAEYMIVPKQVLKVDGLNRIPDNVGYDEASAAEPFACAINAQDLLGIEEGDTVVVFGAGPIGCMHIRIARGVHKCGPIYLVDVNEARLKMSADAVSPDEIIDGSKVDVVERVMELTGGRGADVVITATAANVAQEQAIAMAARNGRISFFGGLPKNNPTITCDSNVVHYRQLHIHGANGSAPEHNKRALEYISTGQVPVKDLITRHVPLAQVLDAFQIVKNGEAIKVTVEP is encoded by the coding sequence ATGCAGGCCCTGCGCTTCTACGCACCCGAGGACGTCCGCCTCGAAGACGTCCCCGAACCGACCTGCGGCCCCGACGAGATCAAGCTGCGGGTGCGCAACTGCTCCACCTGTGGCACCGACGTCAAGATCTTCTACAACGGCCACCAGAACCTCTCCCCGCCGCGCATCATCGGCCACGAGATCGCCGGCGAGGTGGTGGAGGTCGGCGCCGACGTCAACTCCACCTACGGCTCCAACTGGCAGGTGGGCGATCGCGCCCAGGTGATCGCCGCGGTGCCGTGCGGCGAGTGTCACGAATGCCGCAAGGGCTGGATGGCGGTGTGCCAGAACCAGACCTCGATGGGCTACCAGTACGACGGGGGCTTCGCCGAGTACATGATCGTGCCCAAGCAGGTGCTCAAAGTCGATGGGCTGAACCGGATTCCGGACAACGTCGGTTACGACGAGGCGTCCGCCGCCGAACCGTTCGCCTGCGCCATCAACGCTCAGGATCTGCTCGGGATCGAGGAGGGCGACACCGTGGTGGTGTTCGGCGCGGGCCCGATCGGCTGCATGCACATCCGCATCGCGCGCGGTGTGCACAAGTGCGGCCCGATCTATCTCGTCGACGTCAACGAGGCCCGGTTGAAGATGTCGGCCGACGCGGTGTCACCCGACGAGATCATCGACGGCTCCAAGGTCGACGTCGTCGAGCGCGTCATGGAGCTGACCGGTGGCCGCGGCGCCGACGTCGTCATCACCGCCACGGCCGCCAACGTCGCCCAGGAGCAGGCCATCGCGATGGCCGCCCGCAACGGGCGCATCTCGTTCTTCGGCGGGCTGCCCAAGAACAACCCGACCATCACCTGCGACTCCAACGTGGTGCACTACCGGCAGTTGCACATCCACGGCGCCAACGGCTCGGCGCCGGAGCACAACAAGCGGGCGCTGGAGTACATCTCGACCGGGCAGGTGCCGGTCAAGGACCTCATCACCCGGCATGTGCCGCTGGCGCAGGTGCTCGACGCCTTTCAGATCGTGAAGAACGGCGAGGCCATCAAGGTCACCGTCGAGCCGTAG
- the mnmA gene encoding tRNA 2-thiouridine(34) synthase MnmA → MKVLAAMSGGVDSSVAAARMVDAGHDVVGVHLALSSAPGTLRTGSRGCCSKEDAADARRVADVLGIPFYVWDFADRFKEDVIDDFVESYARGETPNPCVRCNERIKFSALSARALALGFDAVATGHYARLAEGRLRRAVDADKDQSYVLAVLTAEQLRHAAFPVGDTAKPEIRAEAARRGLAVASKAESHDICFIPSGDTRAFLGARIGVRPGAVVDAGGAVLAEHDGVHGFTIGQRKGLGIAGPGPDGAPRYVTEIDADSGTVRVGSVEDLDVVGLTGERPVFTSGNPLAGLVECEVQVRAHGGLAPGVAEVVDGELRMRLHTPLRGVARGQTMVLYRPDPAGDEVLASATIGATARR, encoded by the coding sequence ATGAAGGTGTTGGCGGCCATGAGCGGCGGGGTGGATTCCTCGGTCGCCGCCGCACGGATGGTCGACGCCGGACACGACGTGGTGGGGGTGCACCTGGCGCTGTCCTCGGCACCGGGCACCCTGCGCACCGGTTCGCGCGGCTGCTGTTCGAAGGAGGACGCGGCCGATGCCCGGCGGGTCGCCGATGTGCTCGGGATCCCTTTCTACGTCTGGGATTTCGCGGACCGCTTCAAAGAAGACGTGATCGACGACTTCGTCGAGTCCTACGCCCGCGGCGAGACACCGAACCCCTGTGTGCGGTGCAACGAGCGGATCAAGTTCTCGGCGCTGTCGGCCCGCGCGCTGGCGCTCGGTTTCGACGCGGTGGCCACCGGTCACTACGCCCGGCTGGCCGAGGGTCGGCTGCGCCGCGCGGTCGACGCGGACAAGGACCAGTCCTACGTGCTGGCGGTGCTGACCGCGGAGCAGTTGCGGCACGCGGCCTTCCCGGTGGGGGACACCGCCAAGCCGGAGATCCGCGCCGAGGCCGCCCGCCGCGGCCTGGCCGTGGCGAGCAAGGCCGAAAGCCACGACATCTGCTTCATCCCGTCCGGGGACACCCGCGCTTTCCTCGGCGCCCGGATCGGCGTGCGCCCCGGCGCCGTGGTCGATGCCGGCGGGGCCGTGCTGGCCGAACACGACGGGGTGCACGGGTTCACGATCGGGCAGCGCAAGGGGCTCGGCATCGCCGGGCCGGGGCCCGACGGAGCGCCGCGCTACGTCACGGAGATCGACGCCGACTCCGGCACCGTGCGGGTCGGGTCGGTCGAGGACCTCGACGTCGTCGGCTTGACGGGAGAGCGTCCCGTCTTCACCTCCGGTAATCCCTTGGCAGGGCTGGTCGAATGCGAGGTTCAGGTGCGGGCCCACGGCGGCCTGGCGCCCGGGGTGGCCGAGGTGGTCGACGGTGAGTTGCGGATGCGCCTGCACACCCCGCTGCGGGGGGTGGCGCGCGGGCAGACCATGGTGCTCTACCGCCCCGACCCCGCCGGCGACGAGGTGCTGGCCAGCGCGACGATCGGCGCTACGGCTCGACGGTGA
- a CDS encoding cysteine desulfurase family protein has translation MSPAPSVYLDHAATTPMYPAAIEAMTAVLGTVGNASSLHTAGRAARRRMEESRETIAAALGARPSEVIFTAGGTESDNLAIKGMFWARRDADERRRRIVTTGVEHHAVLDAVAWLAEHEGAAVTFVPTDADGAVAPGALRTVLEEHDDVALISIMWANNEVGTVMAIDELAAVAAEFDVPMHTDAVQAVGHLPVGFADSGCAALSLTAHKFGGPTGVGALLLRRDAACVPLSHGGGQERDVRSGTPDVAGAVAMAVALRLAVDAQEAGGARLRELRDRLIDGVLGSIDDVVVNGSRTHRLPGNAHFTFRGCEGDSLLMLLDANGIECSTGSACTAGVAQPSHVLLAMGADPAAARGSIRLSLGHTSVDADVDAALRVLPAAVQRARQAALASAGVPR, from the coding sequence ATGAGCCCCGCCCCTTCGGTGTATCTCGACCACGCCGCCACCACCCCGATGTACCCCGCTGCCATCGAGGCGATGACGGCGGTCCTGGGCACTGTCGGAAACGCCTCGTCCCTGCACACCGCGGGCCGCGCGGCCCGCCGCCGGATGGAGGAGTCCCGGGAGACCATCGCCGCGGCGCTCGGCGCCCGGCCCTCCGAGGTGATCTTCACCGCGGGCGGCACCGAGAGCGACAACCTCGCGATCAAGGGCATGTTCTGGGCGCGCCGCGACGCCGACGAGCGCCGCCGCCGCATCGTCACCACCGGGGTCGAGCATCACGCGGTGCTCGACGCGGTCGCCTGGCTCGCCGAACACGAGGGCGCCGCGGTCACCTTCGTACCCACCGACGCCGACGGCGCGGTGGCCCCGGGCGCCCTGCGCACCGTGCTCGAGGAGCACGACGACGTCGCGCTGATCTCCATCATGTGGGCCAACAACGAGGTGGGCACCGTCATGGCGATCGACGAGTTGGCCGCGGTGGCCGCGGAGTTCGACGTCCCGATGCACACCGACGCGGTGCAGGCCGTCGGTCACCTGCCGGTCGGGTTCGCCGATAGCGGTTGCGCGGCGCTGAGTCTGACCGCGCACAAGTTCGGCGGCCCCACCGGGGTGGGCGCGCTGCTGCTGCGCCGCGACGCCGCCTGCGTACCGCTGTCGCACGGCGGTGGTCAGGAGCGGGACGTGCGTTCGGGCACACCGGATGTCGCGGGCGCGGTCGCGATGGCCGTCGCCTTGCGTCTCGCCGTCGACGCCCAGGAGGCCGGCGGCGCCCGGCTTCGCGAATTGCGTGACCGGCTGATCGACGGGGTGCTCGGCTCGATCGACGACGTGGTGGTCAACGGTTCGCGCACCCACCGGCTGCCGGGCAACGCGCACTTCACCTTCCGCGGCTGTGAGGGTGACTCCCTGCTGATGTTGTTGGACGCCAACGGGATCGAGTGCTCCACCGGGTCGGCGTGCACGGCCGGGGTGGCGCAGCCGTCGCACGTGTTGCTGGCGATGGGGGCCGATCCGGCCGCCGCCCGCGGTTCCATCCGACTGTCGCTGGGGCACACCAGCGTCGACGCCGACGTCGACGCGGCGCTGCGGGTGCTGCCGGCGGCGGTGCAACGGGCGCGGCAGGCCGCGCTGGCCAGCGCGGGGGTGCCGCGCTGA
- a CDS encoding GNAT family N-acetyltransferase, whose protein sequence is MSTAAVLIPAEQSAPAGAARYSLLLSTDAELIEAAQRLRHDVFSTEPGFGLAATPDGRDHDEFDEFCDHLLVRDDTTGELVGCYRMLPPPGAIAAGGLYTATEFDVGGWDALRPSLVEMGRAVVRAEHRNGAVVLMMWTGILAYLDRCDYDYVAGCVSVPVAGPDDDAPGAQIRGVRDIVTRRHPAAPEHTVYPYHPVVIGGRGLDDIEPPARPGLPPLLRGYLRLGAQVCGEPAYDPEFGVGDFPALLAKSRADTRYLRRLRSMAARAESGL, encoded by the coding sequence ATGAGCACTGCAGCCGTCCTCATTCCCGCCGAGCAATCCGCCCCGGCCGGCGCGGCCCGCTATTCGCTGCTGCTGTCCACCGACGCCGAGCTGATCGAGGCCGCCCAGCGGCTGCGGCACGACGTGTTCAGCACCGAGCCGGGGTTCGGGCTCGCGGCCACGCCCGACGGGCGCGACCACGACGAGTTCGACGAGTTCTGCGATCACCTGTTGGTCCGTGACGACACCACCGGCGAGCTGGTGGGCTGCTACCGCATGCTGCCGCCGCCGGGGGCGATCGCGGCCGGGGGCCTTTACACCGCAACGGAATTCGACGTCGGCGGCTGGGATGCGCTGCGGCCGTCGCTGGTGGAGATGGGCCGCGCGGTGGTCCGCGCCGAGCATCGCAACGGCGCGGTGGTGCTGATGATGTGGACCGGGATCCTGGCCTACCTGGACCGCTGTGATTACGACTACGTGGCCGGCTGCGTCTCGGTCCCGGTGGCGGGCCCCGACGACGACGCGCCGGGCGCCCAGATCCGCGGCGTCCGCGACATCGTGACCCGACGGCACCCGGCGGCCCCCGAGCACACCGTGTATCCCTACCACCCGGTGGTCATCGGGGGTCGTGGACTCGACGACATCGAACCGCCGGCCCGCCCCGGCCTGCCGCCGCTGCTGCGCGGCTATCTGCGACTGGGCGCCCAGGTATGCGGCGAACCCGCGTACGACCCGGAGTTCGGCGTCGGGGACTTTCCCGCGCTGCTGGCGAAGAGTCGCGCGGACACCCGCTACCTGCGCAGGCTGCGATCCATGGCCGCGCGAGCGGAGTCGGGGCTGTGA
- a CDS encoding lysophospholipid acyltransferase family protein: MPAEHAWLPRASCTEACLRAGAAPGDRAAVIAARVVLRATLAMVLLPALPLLAVPLPGRSHLQRGYCRLMLRALGVRITVSGGPIRNLRGVLVVAGHVSWVDIFTIGAVLPGSFVAKAEMVRWPALGVVARLMKVIPIERSSLRRLPAVVATVAQRLRAGQTVVAFPEGTTWCGLGYGRFHPAMFQAAIDAERPAQPLRLTYHHRDGSASTVPAYIGEDTLWASLCRLVVARRTVAHVRVESLQLPGADRRELARRCETAVRPAVVGVAPVGHALAA; encoded by the coding sequence ATGCCCGCCGAACACGCCTGGCTGCCCCGGGCCTCCTGCACCGAGGCCTGCCTGCGCGCCGGTGCGGCGCCGGGCGACCGGGCAGCGGTGATCGCGGCGCGGGTGGTGCTGCGCGCGACCCTGGCGATGGTGCTGCTGCCCGCGCTGCCGCTGCTGGCGGTCCCGCTGCCGGGCCGTTCGCATCTGCAACGCGGCTATTGCCGCCTGATGCTGCGCGCGCTCGGCGTGCGGATCACGGTCTCCGGCGGGCCGATTCGCAACCTGCGCGGCGTGCTGGTGGTCGCGGGGCACGTGTCCTGGGTGGACATCTTCACCATCGGCGCGGTGCTGCCCGGCTCCTTCGTGGCCAAGGCGGAAATGGTGCGGTGGCCGGCGCTGGGAGTGGTGGCCCGGCTCATGAAGGTGATCCCGATCGAGCGCAGCAGCCTGCGCCGGCTGCCGGCGGTGGTGGCCACGGTGGCCCAGCGGCTGCGGGCGGGGCAGACGGTGGTCGCGTTCCCGGAGGGCACCACCTGGTGCGGGCTGGGCTACGGCCGGTTCCACCCGGCGATGTTCCAGGCCGCCATCGACGCCGAACGCCCCGCACAGCCCCTGCGGCTGACATATCACCACCGCGACGGCAGCGCCTCGACGGTGCCGGCCTACATCGGCGAGGACACCCTGTGGGCTTCGCTGTGTCGCCTGGTGGTGGCGCGGCGCACCGTGGCGCACGTCCGGGTCGAGTCCCTGCAGCTGCCCGGGGCGGACCGGCGGGAACTGGCCCGCCGCTGCGAAACCGCGGTGCGTCCCGCCGTGGTCGGGGTGGCGCCGGTGGGGCACGCGCTGGCCGCCTGA
- a CDS encoding PTS mannitol transporter subunit IICBA translates to MSTLEASSPEASAPRTGLRVRVQKLGTALSNMVMPNIGAFIAWGLITALFIETGWLAGLFEALRDPDGWVAKIGGWGAFADGGVVAPMITYLLPLLIGATGGRMVYGVRGGVVGAIATIGVVAGADVPMFMGAMIMGPLGGWLMKKADELWEGKIRPGFEMLVDNFSAGILGMFLAIFGFFGIGPIVSSFTRAAGNAVDFLVDNDLLPLTSIFIEPAKVLFLNNAINHGVLTPLGSTQALETGKSILFLLETNPGPGLGILLAYMVFGRGMARASAPGAAIIQFFGGIHEIYFPYVLMKPKLIAAAILGGMAGVFINVLFNSGLRAPAAPGSIIAIYAQTATGSFLGVTLAVLGATAVSFAVAALLLKTDRAAEEPDLAAATAEMESMKGKKSSVAAQLVDGGPRGPITSIVFACDAGMGSSAMGASVLRKKVQQAGHREVKVTNQSIANLTDSYGMVVTHRDLTDRARLKTPSAVHISVDDFMSSPRYDEIVELLGAGGSAAEPDSEPAPEPDAESGADVLRLESIVLDGAARTSADAIEEAGRLLVAAGAVEPSYVAAMHERETSVSTYMGNGLAIPHGTNEAKDSILRTGMSFVRYVEPIDWNGKPAEFVVGIAGAGKDHMALLTRIAQVFLKADEVDRLRTATTAEEVRAVLAGR, encoded by the coding sequence TTGTCCACCCTGGAAGCGTCGTCACCCGAAGCGTCAGCACCGCGCACCGGCCTGCGGGTCCGGGTGCAGAAACTCGGCACCGCACTGTCGAACATGGTCATGCCCAACATCGGCGCGTTCATCGCCTGGGGACTGATCACCGCACTGTTCATCGAGACCGGCTGGCTGGCCGGCCTCTTCGAGGCGCTGCGCGACCCCGACGGCTGGGTCGCCAAGATCGGCGGCTGGGGGGCCTTCGCGGACGGCGGTGTGGTCGCGCCGATGATCACCTATCTGCTGCCGCTGCTGATCGGCGCGACCGGCGGCCGGATGGTCTACGGCGTGCGCGGCGGCGTGGTCGGCGCCATCGCCACCATCGGCGTGGTCGCCGGCGCCGACGTGCCGATGTTCATGGGCGCGATGATCATGGGACCGCTCGGCGGTTGGCTGATGAAGAAGGCCGACGAACTCTGGGAAGGCAAGATCCGGCCGGGCTTCGAGATGCTGGTCGACAACTTCTCGGCCGGCATCCTGGGGATGTTCCTGGCCATCTTCGGCTTCTTCGGCATCGGGCCCATCGTTTCGTCGTTCACCCGGGCCGCCGGTAACGCGGTGGACTTCCTGGTGGACAACGACCTGTTGCCGCTGACCTCGATCTTCATCGAGCCCGCCAAGGTGCTGTTCCTCAACAACGCGATCAACCACGGCGTGCTGACCCCGCTGGGCTCCACCCAGGCGCTCGAGACCGGCAAGTCGATCCTGTTCCTCCTGGAGACCAACCCCGGGCCCGGCCTGGGAATCCTGCTGGCCTACATGGTGTTCGGGCGCGGCATGGCGCGCGCCTCGGCGCCCGGCGCGGCGATCATCCAGTTCTTCGGCGGAATTCACGAGATCTACTTCCCGTACGTCCTGATGAAGCCCAAGCTGATCGCCGCGGCCATCCTCGGCGGCATGGCCGGCGTGTTCATCAACGTGTTGTTCAACTCCGGCCTGCGGGCGCCCGCGGCGCCCGGCTCGATCATCGCGATCTACGCGCAGACGGCAACCGGCAGCTTCCTGGGCGTGACGCTGGCCGTGCTGGGCGCCACCGCGGTGTCCTTCGCGGTGGCGGCACTGCTGCTCAAGACCGACCGGGCCGCCGAGGAACCCGACCTGGCCGCGGCCACCGCCGAGATGGAGTCCATGAAGGGCAAGAAATCCAGCGTGGCCGCCCAACTCGTGGACGGCGGCCCACGCGGACCGATCACCAGCATCGTGTTCGCCTGCGACGCGGGCATGGGCTCCTCGGCGATGGGGGCCTCGGTGCTGCGGAAGAAGGTGCAGCAGGCCGGGCACCGCGAGGTGAAGGTCACCAACCAGTCCATCGCCAACCTTACCGACAGCTACGGGATGGTGGTCACCCACCGCGACCTGACCGACCGGGCACGCCTGAAAACACCTTCGGCCGTGCACATCTCGGTCGACGACTTCATGTCGAGTCCGCGGTACGACGAGATCGTGGAGCTGCTGGGGGCCGGCGGCTCGGCCGCCGAGCCCGACTCGGAACCGGCCCCGGAGCCGGACGCCGAATCCGGTGCGGACGTGCTGCGGTTGGAATCGATCGTGTTGGACGGCGCCGCGCGCACCAGTGCGGACGCCATCGAGGAGGCGGGCCGGTTGCTGGTGGCCGCGGGCGCGGTCGAGCCGTCGTACGTCGCCGCCATGCACGAACGGGAGACCTCGGTGTCGACCTACATGGGCAACGGCCTGGCAATTCCGCACGGCACCAACGAGGCCAAGGACAGCATCCTGCGCACCGGCATGTCGTTCGTGCGCTACGTCGAGCCCATCGATTGGAACGGCAAGCCGGCCGAGTTCGTCGTCGGCATCGCGGGCGCGGGCAAGGACCACATGGCGTTGCTGACCCGGATCGCGCAGGTGTTCCTCAAGGCCGACGAGGTGGACCGGCTGCGCACGGCCACCACAGCCGAAGAGGTGCGGGCCGTGCTGGCCGGGCGGTAG